Proteins from one Actinomycetota bacterium genomic window:
- a CDS encoding 4Fe-4S binding protein gives MCEFCNKHGEGKKWYLQMKNYADELFYEELSFTQKEIVKVTKRIERIDRFLENLLMPAISGVSKIQEELQGAPASTQPPRVQPSEDEIVAHRKVEQFGQVLPIEDVEEVIDMIDSITRFPCGCRFITTGKTDKRYCFGLGADKWGIIGKFPDAASSLEVLEREEAKRIFRKYDEEGLMHSIWTCITPYVMVICNCDRDCIHYKEYIEKRGAPSFFRAEYICKVDWNLCTGCKSCMSQCQFGAKFYSSTLSKVHIDPTRCFGCGVCRAACPNEAITLVPRQEVPEAANIWLRNTSR, from the coding sequence ATGTGTGAATTTTGCAACAAACATGGGGAGGGAAAGAAGTGGTACCTCCAAATGAAGAACTATGCGGACGAATTGTTCTATGAGGAACTTTCTTTCACCCAAAAGGAGATTGTTAAGGTCACAAAGCGCATCGAGCGGATAGATCGCTTCCTAGAGAACCTTTTGATGCCAGCGATCAGTGGTGTGTCCAAGATACAAGAAGAGTTACAAGGTGCGCCAGCATCTACCCAGCCTCCCAGGGTTCAACCCAGTGAGGATGAGATCGTGGCACATCGAAAGGTCGAGCAATTCGGTCAGGTACTGCCAATCGAGGACGTTGAAGAAGTGATAGATATGATCGACTCTATCACGAGATTTCCTTGTGGATGCCGGTTCATTACGACAGGGAAAACGGATAAACGATACTGTTTTGGCTTAGGGGCAGACAAATGGGGCATAATAGGCAAGTTTCCTGATGCCGCTTCATCCCTGGAGGTATTGGAAAGGGAAGAGGCTAAAAGAATCTTTCGCAAGTACGATGAGGAAGGGCTGATGCACAGTATTTGGACATGCATAACCCCTTATGTTATGGTCATATGTAACTGTGATCGTGATTGTATTCACTACAAGGAGTATATTGAGAAGAGAGGTGCCCCTTCTTTCTTCCGAGCAGAATACATCTGTAAAGTAGATTGGAACCTCTGCACGGGATGTAAGTCTTGTATGAGTCAATGTCAGTTCGGTGCCAAATTCTACTCCTCTACACTTTCCAAAGTCCATATAGATCCCACTAGGTGTTTCGGATGTGGTGTGTGTAGGGCAGCATGCCCAAATGAGGCTATCACGCTTGTTCCGAGACAAGAAGTTCCTGAGGCTGCCAATATTTGGCTAAGAAATACATCAAGATAA